Proteins encoded together in one Acidimicrobiales bacterium window:
- a CDS encoding molybdopterin-dependent oxidoreductase produces the protein MPHDDHDAAPAGHRRLRCAASGLLAAAVGLGAAELTTGLVRSWRSPVEVVAEVVIDKAPSSVTRFGIEVFGKNDKLALIIGILAALTVISLVVGLLSCRRPFAGVVAFAGFALVGATAALQVAGAPLVAVVPSLVAGAVGLVTLRFLQGRAVLPGRAATTSTVPAAAGGAATAAAQADPDPADPGAAPSSAPVAGEKPVHPDGPEPDPSLGVGGARIAAGAGVGLDRRRFLLVSAGLVAFAGFAAAGGRALRERFSAVQSRRELVLPAAAEPLAPLAARHGVDVEGMTPFRTSNADFYRIDTALTVPQVPVEGWTLAVKGMVDDELTLTFDELCALGLVEADVTMTCVSNRVGGDLVGNARWLGVPVQRLLDEVGGDPAADQLVGRSVDGYTCGFPVSAVGDGRTCLVAVGMNGEPLPLEHGFPARLITAGLYGYVSATKWLSEIELTTFDDFEAYWVPRGYAQEAPIKTQCRIDVPRTGTAVPTGEQYIAGVAWAQTRGIAKVEVRVDDGPWREAELAPELTAETWRQWRLRWNPRPGSARITCRATDADGALMPEERSEPLPDGATGWQSKLVIVQAA, from the coding sequence GTGCCCCACGACGACCACGACGCCGCACCGGCTGGTCACCGCCGCCTCCGGTGCGCGGCCAGCGGCCTGCTGGCCGCCGCGGTCGGGCTGGGCGCGGCGGAGCTGACCACCGGGCTCGTCCGCTCGTGGCGCTCGCCGGTCGAGGTCGTGGCCGAAGTGGTCATCGACAAGGCGCCTTCGTCGGTGACCAGGTTCGGCATCGAGGTCTTCGGGAAGAACGACAAGCTCGCCCTGATCATCGGCATCCTCGCCGCTCTGACCGTGATCAGCCTGGTGGTCGGCCTGCTCAGCTGCCGGCGCCCCTTCGCCGGGGTGGTCGCGTTCGCCGGCTTCGCCCTCGTGGGCGCCACCGCCGCCCTCCAGGTGGCCGGCGCTCCGCTCGTCGCGGTGGTGCCCTCGCTCGTGGCCGGCGCCGTCGGCCTCGTGACCCTGCGCTTCCTCCAGGGTCGTGCCGTACTGCCGGGCCGGGCCGCCACGACGTCGACGGTCCCGGCCGCCGCCGGCGGCGCGGCCACCGCGGCGGCGCAGGCCGACCCGGACCCCGCCGACCCAGGCGCCGCCCCTTCGAGCGCTCCCGTGGCAGGGGAGAAGCCGGTGCACCCCGACGGTCCCGAGCCCGACCCGTCCCTCGGCGTCGGCGGTGCGCGCATCGCCGCCGGCGCCGGGGTCGGCCTGGACCGCCGCCGCTTCCTGCTCGTGTCCGCCGGCCTGGTGGCCTTCGCCGGGTTCGCGGCCGCCGGGGGCCGGGCGCTGCGCGAGCGCTTCAGTGCCGTCCAGTCCCGGCGGGAGCTGGTGCTGCCGGCCGCCGCCGAGCCGCTCGCCCCCCTCGCCGCCCGTCACGGGGTCGACGTCGAGGGCATGACCCCCTTTCGCACCTCGAACGCCGACTTCTACCGCATCGACACCGCCCTGACCGTGCCGCAGGTGCCGGTCGAGGGCTGGACCCTCGCCGTGAAGGGAATGGTCGACGACGAGCTCACCCTCACCTTCGACGAGCTCTGCGCCCTCGGCCTCGTCGAGGCCGACGTGACCATGACCTGCGTCTCCAACCGGGTCGGCGGCGATCTCGTGGGCAACGCCCGGTGGCTGGGCGTCCCCGTGCAGCGGCTGCTCGACGAGGTCGGCGGCGACCCCGCCGCCGACCAGCTCGTGGGCCGCTCGGTCGACGGGTACACCTGCGGGTTCCCCGTGAGCGCCGTCGGCGACGGGCGCACCTGCCTGGTGGCCGTGGGCATGAACGGGGAGCCCCTGCCCCTCGAGCACGGGTTCCCCGCCCGACTCATCACCGCCGGCCTCTACGGCTACGTCTCCGCCACCAAGTGGCTCAGCGAGATCGAGCTGACCACCTTCGACGACTTCGAGGCCTACTGGGTGCCCCGGGGCTACGCCCAGGAGGCCCCCATCAAGACCCAGTGCCGCATCGACGTGCCCCGCACCGGGACCGCCGTGCCCACCGGCGAGCAGTACATCGCCGGCGTGGCCTGGGCCCAGACCCGCGGCATCGCCAAGGTCGAGGTCCGGGTGGACGACGGGCCCTGGCGGGAGGCCGAGCTGGCGCCCGAGCTGACCGCCGAGACGTGGCGGCAGTGGCGCCTGCGCTGGAACCCCCGACCGGGCTCGGCCCGCATCACCTGCCGAGCCACCGACGCCGACGGCGCCCTGATGCCGGAGGAGCGCAGCGAGCCCCTCCCCGATGGCGCCACCGGCTGGCAATCGAAGCTCGTGATCGTCCAGGCCGCATGA
- a CDS encoding fasciclin domain-containing protein — MFRTNLLRFLGLFLALGLVTAACSSDDNGDSASSGDTTETTAAAGSDESSDDTMATDDSATEAADSAAICDTDGLVEAVESGPDEGTLAGMTDDPVGTAASSNPVLTTLVSAVTAAELVDTLNSAEALTVFAPTDCAFAEFDEATLQAAMDDPTGLLTTVLGFHVIPERLTSEDLEGMTELTTFTGETLPIEVDGDTISLNDGAATVQVPDIETANASVFLIDSVMVPPSVG, encoded by the coding sequence ATGTTCCGCACCAACCTGCTCCGCTTCCTGGGGCTCTTCCTGGCGCTCGGTCTCGTGACCGCCGCTTGCAGCAGCGACGACAACGGCGACTCGGCGTCGTCGGGCGACACCACGGAGACGACCGCCGCCGCCGGCTCGGACGAGAGCTCCGACGACACCATGGCGACCGACGACTCGGCCACCGAGGCCGCCGACTCCGCTGCCATCTGTGACACCGACGGCCTCGTCGAGGCCGTCGAGTCCGGCCCGGACGAGGGCACCCTCGCCGGCATGACCGACGATCCGGTCGGCACCGCCGCCTCGAGCAACCCCGTCCTGACCACGTTGGTCTCCGCGGTCACCGCCGCCGAGCTGGTCGACACCCTGAACAGCGCCGAGGCCCTCACGGTCTTCGCCCCGACCGACTGCGCCTTCGCCGAGTTCGACGAGGCCACCCTCCAGGCGGCGATGGACGACCCGACCGGGCTGCTCACCACGGTGCTCGGCTTCCACGTCATCCCCGAGCGCCTCACCTCCGAGGACCTCGAGGGCATGACCGAGCTGACCACCTTCACCGGTGAGACGCTGCCCATCGAGGTGGATGGCGACACCATCTCCCTCAACGACGGCGCCGCCACCGTGCAGGTGCCCGACATCGAGACCGCCAACGCCAGCGTGTTCCTCATCGACTCGGTGATGGTCCCGCCCAGCGTCGGCTGA